A portion of the Streptomyces platensis genome contains these proteins:
- a CDS encoding YncE family protein encodes MADRNRTHDRRSPRARHRAALLAVACALVAAGCGSGDENDRASHSPRPVERAPLKAAKPGLPGMPPLLDEHDLYAADRPGRLAPQVKDFPARIYVPNTGSDTVSVIDPKTYKVIETIPVGVQPQHVVPSWDLKTLWVNNNRGHDLTPIDPATGKAGDRVKVHDPYNLYFTPNGKYAVVMASMDRQLVFRDPHTMEVRKTLPVNCGGVNHADFSPDGRYFIVSCEFSGELLKVDTAKMKVIGQEKLPFEGAMPQDVKISPDGKTWYVADMMADGIWVLNGDRFDRPRLMATGKGAHGLYVSRDSKHMYVSNRGEGSISLLDFRTGKLVDKWHIRGGGSPDMGGLSTDGKVLWLSGRYNSEVYALDTRTGKTLAKIPVGQGPHGLAVYPQPGRYSLGHTGIFR; translated from the coding sequence ATGGCTGACCGGAACCGTACCCACGACCGTCGGAGCCCCCGCGCGCGCCACCGGGCCGCGCTGCTCGCCGTGGCCTGCGCGCTGGTGGCCGCGGGCTGTGGCAGCGGCGACGAGAACGACCGGGCCTCGCACAGTCCGCGGCCGGTCGAGCGCGCACCGCTCAAGGCCGCCAAGCCCGGTCTGCCCGGCATGCCGCCGCTGCTGGACGAGCACGACCTCTACGCTGCCGACCGGCCGGGCAGGCTGGCGCCCCAGGTCAAGGACTTCCCCGCGCGGATCTACGTCCCCAACACCGGCTCCGACACGGTCAGCGTCATCGACCCGAAGACCTACAAGGTCATCGAGACCATTCCGGTCGGCGTCCAGCCGCAGCATGTCGTGCCGTCCTGGGACCTGAAGACGCTCTGGGTCAACAACAACCGGGGACACGACCTCACCCCGATCGACCCCGCCACCGGCAAGGCCGGGGACAGGGTCAAGGTCCACGACCCGTACAACCTCTATTTCACGCCCAACGGGAAGTACGCGGTCGTGATGGCCTCGATGGACCGGCAGTTGGTCTTCCGCGACCCGCACACCATGGAGGTCCGCAAGACGCTCCCGGTCAACTGCGGCGGCGTCAACCACGCCGACTTCTCGCCGGACGGGAGGTACTTCATCGTCTCCTGTGAGTTCTCCGGCGAGCTGCTCAAGGTCGACACCGCGAAGATGAAGGTCATCGGCCAGGAGAAGCTGCCGTTCGAGGGCGCGATGCCGCAGGACGTGAAGATCTCCCCGGACGGCAAGACCTGGTACGTCGCCGACATGATGGCCGACGGCATCTGGGTCCTCAACGGTGACCGCTTCGACCGGCCCCGGCTCATGGCGACCGGCAAGGGCGCCCACGGCCTCTACGTCAGCCGCGACTCGAAGCACATGTACGTCTCCAACCGCGGCGAGGGCTCCATCTCCCTGCTCGACTTCCGGACCGGCAAGCTCGTCGACAAATGGCACATCCGCGGCGGCGGCAGCCCCGACATGGGCGGTCTGTCCACCGACGGCAAGGTGCTGTGGCTGTCCGGCCGCTACAACTCCGAGGTCTATGCGCTGGATACCCGTACGGGCAAGACTCTCGCCAAGATCCCGGTCGGCCAGGGCCCGCACGGGCTGGCGGTCTACCCGCAGCCGGGACGGTACTCCCTGGGACACACCGGCATCTTCCGCTAG
- a CDS encoding polysaccharide deacetylase family protein, whose translation MTSLDRRSVLRAAASAAAAGALVAGCDPTRDQDPDAVRPPGGPGPSGAGHASPAPVRAARPPTRVPGQPVQIEHGPRNGRAVALTFHGRGDPRMANALLGEAERAGARVTVLAIGDWLDEQPAMARRILDGGHELGNHTLHHRDICALPAADAYAEITGCADRLRKLTGTIGSWFRPSQTRRATPLVTDLARKAGYPHVLSYDVDSLDANDPGAAAVQRTVLETVEPGSVVSLHLGHAGTVAALPPILDGLRRRGLRAVTTTELVT comes from the coding sequence GTGACTTCCCTAGATCGCCGCTCCGTGCTGCGTGCGGCCGCCTCGGCGGCGGCCGCCGGAGCGCTGGTGGCGGGCTGCGACCCGACGCGGGACCAGGACCCCGATGCCGTCCGGCCCCCCGGCGGGCCGGGCCCTTCCGGGGCGGGCCATGCCTCACCCGCCCCGGTGCGCGCCGCCCGGCCGCCGACCCGGGTGCCCGGCCAGCCCGTACAGATCGAACACGGGCCGCGGAACGGCCGGGCGGTCGCGCTGACCTTCCACGGCAGAGGCGACCCCAGGATGGCGAACGCCCTGCTGGGCGAGGCCGAGCGGGCCGGCGCCAGGGTCACCGTGCTCGCCATCGGCGACTGGCTCGACGAGCAGCCCGCGATGGCCCGCCGGATCCTCGACGGCGGCCATGAGCTGGGCAATCACACACTGCACCACCGCGACATCTGCGCCCTGCCGGCCGCCGACGCCTACGCCGAGATCACCGGCTGCGCCGACCGGCTGCGCAAGCTCACCGGGACCATCGGCAGCTGGTTCCGCCCCTCGCAGACCCGGCGGGCCACGCCGCTGGTGACCGACCTGGCCCGCAAGGCCGGCTATCCGCACGTTCTCTCCTACGACGTGGACTCCCTCGACGCGAACGACCCCGGTGCCGCCGCCGTCCAGCGCACGGTCCTGGAGACGGTCGAGCCGGGCTCGGTCGTGAGCCTCCACCTCGGGCACGCCGGCACGGTGGCCGCGCTGCCCCCGATCCTCGACGGCCTCCGCCGGCGCGGTCTGCGCGCGGTGACGACAACGGAGCTAGTGACCTGA
- a CDS encoding HIT family protein encodes MLARMTSEPEQQIGVGTQDAFQRLWTPHRMAYIQGENKPTGPGADDGCPFCTIPEKSDEDGLVIARGEHVYAVLNLYPYNGGHLMIVPFRHVADYPELDGPETAELAEFTKRAMTALRTASGAHGFNIGMNQGTVAGAGIAAHLHQHVVPRWGGDTNFMPVVGHTKVLPQLLADTRAMLARAWPA; translated from the coding sequence ATGCTGGCCCGTATGACAAGCGAGCCGGAGCAGCAGATCGGAGTCGGGACGCAGGACGCCTTCCAGCGCCTGTGGACGCCCCACCGGATGGCCTACATCCAGGGGGAGAACAAGCCGACCGGCCCGGGGGCCGATGACGGCTGTCCGTTCTGCACCATCCCCGAGAAGTCGGACGAGGACGGCCTCGTCATCGCGCGCGGTGAGCATGTCTACGCGGTGCTGAACCTGTACCCGTACAACGGCGGGCACCTCATGATCGTCCCGTTCCGGCACGTCGCCGACTACCCGGAGCTGGACGGCCCGGAGACCGCGGAGCTGGCGGAGTTCACCAAGCGGGCGATGACCGCGCTGCGCACCGCCTCCGGGGCGCACGGCTTCAACATCGGGATGAACCAGGGCACCGTCGCCGGGGCCGGAATCGCGGCCCATCTCCACCAGCACGTCGTCCCGCGCTGGGGCGGCGACACCAACTTCATGCCGGTGGTCGGCCACACCAAGGTGCTGCCCCAACTCCTCGCCGACACCCGGGCGATGCTCGCGCGCGCCTGGCCCGCGTAG
- a CDS encoding potassium channel family protein codes for MPVDRDTRLQEWERRAQPYLFIASILFLTSYTVRVLIPGLSPGWGALWETVTIVSWAAFVAEYLARLVYSRDHWHFVRTRWLDLIVTVLPLLRPLLMIDLHERMQLRRAAPGLALEARVMTYSGLAALLLGYAASLAVYHDERSAPDANIRTFGDAVWWAASTLTTTGYGDATPVTPRGRVIAVGLMFVGVALVGAVVGSFSAYLMRRFRQEGER; via the coding sequence GTGCCGGTGGACAGGGACACGCGGCTACAGGAGTGGGAGAGGCGCGCACAGCCGTATCTCTTCATCGCCTCGATCCTCTTTCTCACCTCCTACACGGTCCGGGTCCTGATCCCCGGTCTCTCTCCCGGCTGGGGCGCCCTCTGGGAGACCGTCACGATCGTGAGCTGGGCCGCCTTCGTGGCGGAGTACCTGGCACGGCTGGTCTACAGCAGGGACCACTGGCACTTCGTGCGCACCCGCTGGCTGGACCTGATCGTGACCGTGCTGCCGCTGCTGCGACCGCTGCTCATGATCGACCTGCACGAGCGGATGCAGCTGCGCCGGGCCGCGCCCGGGCTCGCCCTGGAGGCGCGGGTGATGACGTACTCCGGGCTCGCCGCGCTGCTGCTGGGGTACGCGGCCAGCCTGGCGGTCTACCACGACGAGCGGTCCGCCCCGGATGCGAACATCCGCACCTTCGGTGACGCGGTGTGGTGGGCCGCTTCCACGCTGACGACGACGGGGTACGGCGACGCCACCCCCGTCACCCCGCGCGGCAGGGTGATCGCGGTGGGGCTGATGTTCGTCGGGGTGGCCCTGGTGGGCGCGGTGGTGGGCTCCTTCTCCGCCTACCTGATGCGCCGCTTCCGGCAGGAGGGCGAGAGATGA
- the thrS gene encoding threonine--tRNA ligase, with amino-acid sequence MSDVRVTVQRDSEREERVVTTGTTAADLFQGERSIVAARVAGELKDLAYEVADGDAVEPVEITSEDGLNILRHSTAHVMAQAVQELFPEAKLGIGPPIKDGFYYDFDVETPFHPDDLKRIEKKMQEIQKRGQKFARRAVSDDAAREELADEPYKLELIGLKGSAADAAEGASAEVGAGELTIYDNLDAKTGELCWKDLCRGPHLPSTRAIPAFKLMRSAAAYWRGSEKNKQLQRIYGTAWPTKDELKAHLEFLVEAEKRDHRKLGAELDLFSFPEELGPGLAVFHPKGGVVRKVMEDYSRQRHEVSGYEFVNTPHLSKERLFEISGHLPHYGESMFPAIEFDEQNYRLKAMNCPMHNLIFKSRGRSYRELPLRLFEFGTVYRYEKSGVVHGLTRSRGFTQDDSHIYCTKEQMPEELDTLLTFVLDLLRDYGLNEFELELSTRDPESDKFIGSDEDWEEATEALRQAAEKQGLPLVPDPGGAAYYGPKISVQAKDAIGRSWQMSTLQVDFNQPKRFGLEYTAADGSKQQPVMLHRALFGSIERFFGVLLEHYAGAFPAWLAPVQATCIPIGDAHVPYLQEFAAQAKAKGLRVEVDSSSDRMQKKIRNAQKSKVPFMIIAGDEDVANDAVSFRYRDGSQKNGIAREEAIAELLDVVERRVQV; translated from the coding sequence GTGTCAGACGTCCGTGTGACCGTCCAGCGCGATTCCGAGCGGGAAGAACGCGTGGTGACCACGGGCACTACGGCCGCCGACCTCTTCCAGGGCGAGCGCAGCATCGTGGCCGCCCGGGTGGCCGGAGAGCTGAAGGATCTGGCGTACGAGGTCGCCGACGGTGACGCGGTCGAGCCCGTCGAGATCACCTCCGAGGACGGTCTGAACATCCTGCGGCACTCCACCGCGCATGTGATGGCGCAGGCCGTGCAGGAGCTGTTCCCGGAGGCGAAGCTCGGCATCGGCCCGCCCATCAAGGACGGCTTCTACTACGACTTCGACGTCGAGACCCCGTTCCACCCGGACGATCTCAAGCGCATCGAGAAGAAGATGCAGGAGATCCAGAAGCGCGGCCAGAAGTTCGCGCGCCGTGCGGTCAGCGATGACGCCGCCCGCGAGGAGCTGGCCGACGAGCCGTACAAGCTCGAGCTGATCGGACTCAAGGGCTCCGCCGCGGACGCCGCCGAGGGCGCCTCCGCCGAGGTCGGCGCCGGCGAGCTGACCATCTACGACAACCTCGACGCCAAGACCGGCGAGCTGTGCTGGAAGGACCTGTGCCGCGGTCCGCACCTGCCGAGCACCCGCGCCATCCCGGCGTTCAAGCTCATGCGCTCGGCCGCCGCGTACTGGCGCGGCAGCGAGAAGAACAAGCAGCTCCAGCGGATCTACGGAACCGCCTGGCCGACCAAGGACGAGCTCAAGGCGCATCTGGAGTTCCTCGTCGAGGCCGAGAAGCGCGATCACCGGAAGCTGGGGGCGGAGCTGGATCTGTTCTCCTTCCCGGAGGAGCTCGGCCCGGGCCTCGCCGTCTTCCACCCCAAGGGCGGTGTCGTCCGCAAGGTGATGGAGGACTACTCCCGCCAGCGGCACGAGGTCTCCGGCTACGAGTTCGTGAACACCCCGCACCTCTCGAAGGAGCGCCTCTTCGAGATCTCCGGGCATCTGCCGCACTACGGCGAGTCGATGTTCCCGGCCATCGAGTTCGACGAGCAGAACTACCGCCTCAAGGCGATGAACTGCCCGATGCACAACCTGATCTTCAAGTCGCGCGGCCGCTCCTACCGTGAACTGCCGCTGCGCCTCTTCGAGTTCGGGACGGTGTACCGCTACGAGAAGTCGGGCGTCGTGCACGGCCTGACCCGCTCGCGCGGCTTCACTCAGGACGATTCGCACATCTACTGCACCAAGGAGCAGATGCCGGAGGAGCTCGACACCCTCCTCACCTTCGTGCTGGATCTGCTGCGCGACTACGGCCTGAACGAATTCGAGCTGGAGCTGTCCACCCGCGACCCGGAGTCGGACAAGTTCATCGGCTCGGACGAGGACTGGGAGGAGGCCACCGAGGCGCTGCGCCAGGCCGCCGAGAAGCAGGGCCTGCCGCTGGTCCCGGACCCGGGCGGCGCTGCGTACTACGGCCCGAAGATCTCGGTGCAGGCGAAGGACGCGATCGGGCGGTCCTGGCAGATGTCGACGTTGCAGGTCGACTTCAACCAGCCCAAGCGGTTCGGTCTGGAGTACACCGCGGCGGACGGCTCCAAGCAGCAGCCGGTGATGCTGCACCGCGCGCTGTTCGGCTCGATCGAGCGTTTCTTCGGCGTGCTCCTGGAGCACTACGCCGGCGCCTTCCCGGCCTGGCTGGCGCCCGTCCAGGCGACCTGCATCCCGATCGGCGACGCGCACGTCCCCTACCTCCAGGAGTTCGCCGCCCAGGCGAAGGCCAAGGGGCTGCGGGTCGAGGTGGACTCCTCGTCGGACCGGATGCAGAAGAAGATCAGGAACGCCCAGAAGAGCAAGGTGCCGTTCATGATCATCGCCGGTGACGAGGATGTCGCCAACGACGCGGTTTCCTTCCGCTACCGCGACGGGTCGCAGAAGAACGGCATTGCGCGCGAGGAGGCGATCGCCGAGCTCCTCGACGTCGTGGAGCGCCGCGTCCAGGTGTAG
- a CDS encoding DUF4365 domain-containing protein, with amino-acid sequence MTLAQPEPGGLLPQRTTPQRGGLATTACMETLQVGYLHAVAAASGCSLAQPFPDNGIDWHVSHGAPGHTVDDEVTIKVQLKCTYQTAPRPPGPTFAFTLDNDHLVKLARTPVTVHKILVVMLVPRTQEDWLRAGHDRLELRHCCYWINLAGHPVTGRRRTTVRIPTARIFDDRALCEIMTRVGAGGRP; translated from the coding sequence ATGACGCTCGCGCAGCCCGAACCGGGCGGGCTGCTGCCTCAGCGGACCACACCGCAGCGCGGCGGACTCGCCACCACCGCCTGCATGGAGACCCTTCAGGTGGGCTATCTCCATGCGGTCGCCGCCGCCTCCGGGTGTTCGCTGGCGCAGCCCTTCCCGGACAACGGAATCGACTGGCACGTCAGTCATGGCGCGCCCGGCCACACCGTCGACGACGAGGTCACCATCAAGGTGCAGCTCAAGTGCACCTACCAGACCGCCCCGCGCCCGCCGGGGCCGACGTTCGCCTTCACGCTCGACAACGACCACCTGGTGAAGCTGGCCCGTACGCCCGTCACGGTGCACAAGATCCTGGTCGTGATGCTGGTTCCGCGGACCCAGGAGGACTGGCTGCGGGCCGGCCACGACCGTCTCGAACTGCGGCACTGCTGCTACTGGATCAACCTGGCCGGCCATCCGGTGACCGGCCGGCGCAGGACCACTGTGCGGATCCCCACCGCGCGGATCTTCGACGACCGAGCGCTCTGCGAGATCATGACGCGCGTCGGCGCGGGAGGGAGACCCTGA
- a CDS encoding exonuclease domain-containing protein, whose translation MPCWYDGPLAAFDTETTGIDVERDRIVSAALVVQETPRSAPRITRWLINPGVDIPDAATAVHGLTADHLALHGRWPAPVLEEVARALAAQSVAGRPLVVMNAPFDLTLLERELKRHRASSLNAYLGGHPLRVLDPHVLDKHLDRYRKGRRTLTDLCGHYEVELTDAHEAAADALAALRVVRALGHRFAERLEGLHPAELHNRQAVWYAAQARGLQAWFARSGNPEVVDPHWPLRPELPAAA comes from the coding sequence ATGCCGTGCTGGTATGACGGTCCACTTGCCGCCTTCGACACCGAGACCACCGGGATCGACGTCGAGCGCGATCGCATCGTCTCCGCGGCCCTGGTGGTCCAGGAGACACCGCGCTCCGCGCCCCGGATCACCCGCTGGCTGATCAACCCGGGCGTCGACATACCGGACGCCGCGACGGCGGTGCACGGCCTGACGGCCGACCATCTCGCGCTGCACGGCCGCTGGCCCGCGCCGGTCCTGGAGGAGGTGGCCCGCGCCCTGGCCGCCCAGTCGGTGGCCGGCCGGCCGCTGGTCGTGATGAACGCCCCGTTCGATCTCACCCTCCTGGAACGCGAGTTGAAGCGGCACCGCGCCAGCTCACTGAACGCCTATCTGGGGGGCCACCCGCTGCGCGTCCTTGACCCCCACGTCCTCGACAAGCACCTGGACCGCTACCGCAAGGGCCGCCGTACGCTCACCGATCTGTGTGGGCACTACGAGGTCGAGCTGACCGACGCCCATGAGGCGGCTGCCGACGCGCTCGCCGCGCTGCGGGTCGTCCGGGCCCTGGGGCATCGCTTCGCCGAGCGCCTGGAGGGGCTGCATCCGGCGGAGCTGCACAACCGCCAGGCCGTCTGGTACGCGGCGCAGGCCCGCGGACTTCAGGCGTGGTTCGCGCGCAGCGGCAATCCGGAAGTCGTCGATCCGCACTGGCCGCTGCGTCCCGAACTCCCGGCGGCGGCCTGA